The Perca flavescens isolate YP-PL-M2 chromosome 8, PFLA_1.0, whole genome shotgun sequence DNA window CTgtttaattagctagctagcagacTCTGTGAAACGTACATTTCATaagtgggtgttttattaatcATCTTCATTCTGTCCTGCAGGAGGAAGTTGAGGAAACACTGAAGAGGATCGAAGCCCATAAAGGTGTCATTGGAACAATAATTATCGATGCAGAAGGTAAGCCAAAAGGCATAACGCTAGCTAAATCTCCAgcacaacagttttttttaattttttttaatctgggaCATAGATAAGGTTTACAATATTGTATGATTAAACGTTTGATCTTTTCAGGTATTCCCATCAGAACAACTTTAGATAACTCCACGACGGTTCTGTACGCAAGACTTCTTCGCCGCCTCACGATGAATGCCAGGAGCATAGTGAGGGACATTGACCCTCAAAATGACCTCACCTTCCTCCGCATTCGCTCCAAGAAACATGAGATCTTGGTTGCACCAGGTGAGTGTGTAATAGTTAGATTTGTATTGTTGACTTAATAAACGGCCCACTGAAACAAACGCACATTTAATATTATTTCAGCCAACAGCTGTAACTTAGAAGAGGCTCTGTTTTTACTACACTTGTCTTCTTTTATGTCTCTGCAGAGAACGACTATCTACTGATAGTCATCCAGAACCCATGTGAATAGCTTCTGGACATTTCCATGAGAGCCTTTGGTTTGTCACATGGTGGTGCTTTATTTATAGGCAAAATATCTTTTTTCCACTGTGTTATGATGCTTCATGTACTGCATAATCCCTCTTCTTCTATTTGGAACTCAAGTATGTTGCCTTAATCTTGCCTAAATAATACATTGTTTGTTCTACCATAtgtttttcctttcattttatGTCTTTGTGTTGATATTGGATTCTGTAAAATAAAGCTGCTGGTACAATACTTAAGCTACTAGATCATCCCTGTTGAGTCTGATGGGTGACATATTCGATGAAAACCCTGACATTCAGACAATTAAGAATTTAAACTATGATGTATAAAGATGTATAAAAAAAGCTGAGGTAGCTTTAAATAGGAATTTATATCAAGAGAAAAAGATCTAAGTGACTTTAAAAGAGAGATTATTGGGCCTCAGGAGCTTCAGTCACAAAGACAGATGAGCAATCCTTTTGACTGGAACTGAACAGTAACAGTGTCTAAATCTGAATCCGTACATGCCTGAATGCTTAGCTCTGCGTGGGGTTCTGATGGCTCTGTGCTTTGAGTTACATTTTCCTGCCATGGTGTGACTCTGCTTGTCCCACAAGGGTCCCTTGAAATCAACGCAAAGTGATAGGGCTGTGCAgttaatcgaaatgtaatcgtaattatgattttggctcccaatgatcacaaaaccagaataatcgagaaaaatattatttagctcattacgttttgcaagtaaactgaaaaaataaagtttaaataggaaaagtattaaggcaaatttcacagttgtgtttttttaacagtttttttatataaaatttatttaactttttccactgtttaagttcaataattgcaacatactgtatttccagaagtcaacgagtaattgtgttaaattatcgtgatttcaatattgatcgaaataatcgtgattatatttttttccataatcgagcagccctacaaaGTGATCAATCACTTTTATCCAGTGGTGGGAGAAGTATTTAGATGCTTTACCTAAGTAAAAGTCATAAGTCCTGCATCAAATAtaagttaagtaaaagtactcaaagtattatcagaaaaatgtaattaaagtatcaaaagtaaaagtactcactaTTCAGAATGGGCCCTGCAACCTCGCAGGGCTTCCATTGTTACAACACTTATGTTGATTTAGTTGAGCCTGTGGGGGCGAGGAAACATACCCACTTATCACTCTAAGTGGATAGAATTTGGTGAAATCCTGTAACTGCATGATAACTGCTAACTGTTATCTGCATAGCTCCACCCAAGTTACACCTGATCATCCGGGGTcattgaaaacacctgtgtgggtgtgtagaAGCTTTCATTTGCAAAGTTAGATACAATGTTTCCCTTTTGAAATGTATATATGTGGCATAAGatgaaaaaaaactcaagtaaGGTGCAAGTGCAAATATTTTAATGTAAATTTCCATCAGAATGTACAGCAATATATGTTAATAAATAATTCATCACAATTATACAGTCTAAATAATACATTACATGACAACTGATTGAAACAAATATGCAGGATTTCACAGCAAGTAGAGGAGACTGAACAGGTGACGCAGGAAAGTCAGAAGATTTGGGGAGATTGCTACTGTAGCTTGTGCTTGTAGGAACGGGCTCCTGGGATTTTATTATTCAGATGGAAAGGGgcagaaattatgaatatgtgtaatgtgaatatttgttttatctgaattgaacaaaacaaatcatcaaaaaagaaagaggtgTATTTCTGTTATCCACAGAGGGATAGTGACATTCTGATTTTGATGTCACCCATAAACAATTTGGTTACGAGTATCAAGTGAAAAAGATATCCTGTATCAGTTTTGAAAGTCCTGAATTGGAACTGAAAAAtaattcgtttttttttttattttcactttttcaacacAAACCTTCAAAATGTCTAAAAGTACTGTAGTTTCACTCAAGTGATGCCAATTAGTAAGACCATGTGCAGAATGTTGCAATAGGCTTTTTACAGGTACCAGGAATTTTTAAAATATCACAAATTTTATTCTCCAAGTTTTCTTAACTTGTATAGGCATGTGGAGGGATACAGACAATGGGATAAACCGTCTGAGGAATCGTCATGACAACTTCATAATGTGTGACAAGAAATTACATTTGCCAAGTTGTCTTCCACCCCCAAACATTTTGACatcacataaaacatttttcaaatacaACTGTCCTAACATCCTTCATTTATTCTGACCAGCAGCAATTCAAACAAAACATATGGCTTCGCATAGGAAAtggttaaaacaataaaacatacaaaattCTTTGTCCATTACAAGTGACATTACcaatggaaaatgtatttaacttaaaagtaaaaaaaacttaattgaTACCATTTGCCATTATATAGATTATATCTTTTAGATGTTTCCTATCCTCTGGAGAAGCTTTACCAGCACCCAAACAGCTTGATCTTTCAGATACGGTGCTAAGTAGACAGTACAACATTATACCACACAGAGGAGGGTCAAGTATTTACTCCAATTCAACTTCAAGTGCATCCTATCAAGTTTAAGGCCTGAGGTGTGCTTTGATTCCTTGACTCAATTTTCATTCTCTGAGTATTAACCAAGTGACCACTGCACGCTTAGTCTCTTCTCACTGCTGTCCAGAGAGGCTACAGATGTGTGCCGAGTGATACATCGGATTAGTGCGGATCGATACAGTTTTTGCACAAAATTGATATGATATGAGCTAAATGGTGAAAAGTCCTTAAAGCTGACTCAGGGACTAGTGGGAGTCATTAGCGTTACTGTCACAAAGATGCTGTTTTCACCTACATGGTGTTGTTACAATCCATAGGCAGAAATGATAGAGAGCGGGAATGCCCAGACTATATGGTCACCATGGTTTATGGTTACCATGGCAAACATGGCAGGTAATCAGTTGAATCTGGCTCCAGATAGGTAACATATACTGGTTGCCCAGAAGAGGTAACAAGACAAGGATTCAAGTGCTTCAAGTGCAGAGAGTGGTCTGGCTCCAGTCCGTCTTGTTCTTGTTACTGTTCCTTCGCTGTCAAGAGGCGTATCCGTCAGGGAGTTGGTGTCAGAGGTCACCTCGGTGT harbors:
- the LOC114559749 gene encoding dynein light chain roadblock-type 2; this translates as MAGTEHEEVEETLKRIEAHKGVIGTIIIDAEGIPIRTTLDNSTTVLYARLLRRLTMNARSIVRDIDPQNDLTFLRIRSKKHEILVAPENDYLLIVIQNPCE